Within the Chlamydiota bacterium genome, the region TGGAAAGACAAAAAAGGTACCGATTACAAAATTAATATCATCGACACTCCAGGACACGTGGATTTCACTGTTGAAGTAGAGCGTTCTTTAAGAGTCTTGGATGGAAGTGTTGCCATTTTTTGTGGAGTTGCGGGCGTGCAACCACAATCCGAAACCGTATGGAGACAAGCAGATCACTATAATGTTCCACGTATTGCGTTCATTAATAAAATGGATCGCACAGGAGCTGATTTCTTCGAGGCTATAGAATCCATGAAAGATAAGCTCCAAGCCCATGCGATTCCTATTCAATGTCCCATTGGCGCCGAAAGTGATTTTCTTGGCATGGTCGACCTTGTCACAATGAAAGCCTTTTTGTTCAAAGATGAAACCCTGGGTGCAGAATATACCATTGAAGACATCCCCGCAGATTTAAAAGAAAAATGCCAAGAAATGCGCAAAGAATTATTGGACGAACTTGCCACTATCGATGAAGAAAATGAAGCGTTCATGGATAAAGTTCTAGAAGATCCAGACAATCTCACAGAAGATGAAATTCATGGAGCCATTCGAAAAGGTGTGATCGGAAACAAATTTGTTCCTGTACTTTGTGGAACTGCATTTAAAAACAAAGGGGTACAACCTTTACTTGATGCCATTGTGCATTGGATGCCCTCCCCTATTGATCGTGGAATGATCAAAGGCATCAACATGGATACAGATGAAGAAATTGGACTTGAGCCTAGTGATGATGCTCCTTTATCTGCACTTGCTTTTAAAGTGATGACAGATCCTTACGTGGGAAGACTCACATTTATACGTGTTTACTCCGGTACACTCAAAAAAGGAGCAACTTTACTCAACACTACAAAAGACAAAAAAGAACGCGTCTCTCGCCTTCTAGAAATGCACGCAAATGATAGAAAAGATAAAGATGAATTTTTCACAGGAGATATTGCTGCTGTTATTGGGTTAAAAAATACTACAACAGGAGATTCTCTTTGCGAAGAAAATAATCCATTGATTTTAGAAAAAATGGAATTCCCAGAACCTGTGATTTCCATGGCGATCGAACCCAAATCCAAGGCAGATCGCGAAAAACTCAGTGTCGCCTTAGCCGCACTTTCCGAAGAAGATCCTACATTTAAAGTCTCTTCTCATGAGGAAACAGGTGAAACCATCATTTCTGGAATGGGAGAGCTGCATCTAGATATTTTACGCGACCGTATGATTCGTGAA harbors:
- the fusA gene encoding Elongation factor G, producing MSNRPKSDDLKNVRNIGIMAHIDAGKTTTTERILFYSGRTHKIGEVHEGAATMDWMEQEQERGITITSAATTVYWKDKKGTDYKINIIDTPGHVDFTVEVERSLRVLDGSVAIFCGVAGVQPQSETVWRQADHYNVPRIAFINKMDRTGADFFEAIESMKDKLQAHAIPIQCPIGAESDFLGMVDLVTMKAFLFKDETLGAEYTIEDIPADLKEKCQEMRKELLDELATIDEENEAFMDKVLEDPDNLTEDEIHGAIRKGVIGNKFVPVLCGTAFKNKGVQPLLDAIVHWMPSPIDRGMIKGINMDTDEEIGLEPSDDAPLSALAFKVMTDPYVGRLTFIRVYSGTLKKGATLLNTTKDKKERVSRLLEMHANDRKDKDEFFTGDIAAVIGLKNTTTGDSLCEENNPLILEKMEFPEPVISMAIEPKSKADREKLSVALAALSEEDPTFKVSSHEETGETIISGMGELHLDILRDRMIREFHVEANVGKPQVSYKETITLPAEANTKLVKQSGGRGQYAHVVLEIKPNETGKGNEVVSKIVGGSIPKEYITPVIKGIQEGLATGVLAGYNLVDVDIKIVFGSYHEVDSNEMAFKICGSMAIKEACKKAKPIILEPIMKVDVITPENFIGDVIGDLNKRRGRVLGQSIKKQTVMIASEVPLSEMFGYSTSLRSLSSGRATFSMEPSHFEKVPQKIQDEIVKK